From Arctopsyche grandis isolate Sample6627 chromosome 12, ASM5162203v2, whole genome shotgun sequence, one genomic window encodes:
- the gig gene encoding TSC complex subunit tuberin isoform X2, whose translation MSSRESKSFQDKLKGFFRASKNVAGSFKGRIDFAITTEIEKELSCDTPTPQRLKAIKNLYENIVANRLDDQLAVEKLWLCIADLIQPEQSKECRHCALLFLRHLIQGQYDLLNIMRGQFFRVIVDHNHPEDIHERLELLQTLTSNGKDITYFEEQIFKFMLQWMPTVTYPDLTQEFLTLLVNLIKYNAAYMSKEVISGFVNNTCFLCCYSPASQVVLGCLQVLDAIVCYSIFPHESLKTFISALCRTVNVEEYCQPSWKIMRCVLGTDLGHSALHVMCVALGTGAGGDCGLVRGAVFYLNMSLWGPKRVATLKCTPTQVLPSFLKALEGNQSVVTYEVILATQSLVNKHGQELHEPAWDLIFTILLNIIKQLEGTQSPYHQTVSHLRETITAIEQLYDNGCFNGSIDNMYSVIDACGRDRPENSVLKLIGYFMSQIIPTNHEWLNTLNRLVERYCRHESRVSIRLKVLQALQTIFDQNKFSYEEELLDKVILPNLQHCSTEADPVIRCASSKLLIDIAVNCHSKRFSDLFDILEKLLNRPFELYVTAEPIVLPPETDVSDIKAVAAGVVQICLHKLHQLPSTHAVRAYSAVLNHLQLHYEKPALFEKHPSIRLNLLEWFLSARANSLYHIGFPRKPDDRIIYSPYICIEGGGSATRPSHSPTPQAMYQNPSFLPTQISYVSIRKACKIIITCLKQEKDWSVLSTVLKEIPNVMQNKALVLSKNNNDVDLLATALCSMVMDKSLMLPESLYNTPGKPSRSDFHTAVLPVLTCLAPYHAHLDPQLQQRIIKCMKFGLVVSPCAQQCVTALTIFTLEMRDTMVKLLPEVLLDLSKISATVYIAIPILEFLSTLTRLPKVFASFVGDQYMSVFAILLPYTNPFKYNHYIVSLAHHVIAAWFLKCRLPFRRDFVKFIKHGLHNNILKPFEEGKSKQDFIDLNQDSSSRKRSSSLTEQGSRRRELPTRPALGELRTPQEASNTFHIELTETCIDLMARYTYSPCISAPKRSSTTDFLLSGGQSTAWLLGHKIITVTTSGCSQNALRQGLCERCLMLCKAHADSLQSPYSAGNSGLPGNMDENSSQNIGPDVKRYTKYTLQHSKSNETTNSSSSISDNILFPPFCHNTRSLQSLSGHTTRQNSSENKNDVLPSSPRANPDSEPIPSSQLNLKLENFANKQSSDDKPAVSSVTSRLERVIGSSFSKSSSNSSASASVIGSSSGVIENRPHCACWCGSWAEVHVRGPTGDVSWVIRLQNQVNLDSFLSDVSLNDISSLFLGSLNSGNPQFNCNVGLPYHLGSAASIASSGFADAKSDILSDGDPRSRSGSGGSQPDQLQKSNSDSIVVGASTSGVSGTSMSIIERRPPHAATHCIVPSTHAASITSTSTAMTSIRHHATTGPINIPGSPQRQSSSGTNTDDEDNQLNPNDQGQALLDDQNKSRHPVRRSNSSPEMSSSWKNPFYIRERMEAADVELTDDSTSDMNAQNMHMSSEPQDTSFKSSSEMSGASGPQTSKKGTMKSLTKDMRVSCEAIPEEMSSNTPPHLQHTPHSHHHLMTYNSDPGSTLTPVVSDVQGSSTSSSEKNIVLLSTNREKANTHELLKLSSKPPHSPTPASPRPTNRMQNTALSNRNIQNVSTSRSNSIISTETRNTSNLNLKFSDTQASQQQNLPVDDLPPLSRSKRSNTISVMSPTRKRRDNSSPKPRDSSTKSGVSPAFVFLQLYHGSGIKGASGEDPLLLSGPQHARSVKTLDLVPPLETYRVGVLYVGRGQHDNETKILKNEFGSLRYAEFLQDLGTLISLEDAESMGLFLDVEKGGRDGRFAYVWQDDIMQVHFHVATLMPNNSSDPECNEKRKHIGNDYVSIVYNESGEDFLIQTIKGQFNFACIIIEPLDHGTNKVTIKTKDEVKVKEFLNQTEPKIISDQNVALLARQLALHANLASLISRSLSTTSTVPYASNWLERLRIIKRLRNKLLQERNAANESNICYNSNSSSDMRRSFIEDFTEYT comes from the exons ATGAGCTCCAGGGAGAGCAAGTCCTTTCAGGACAAACTGAAGGGCTTTTTTCGCGCAAGCAAAAACGTCGCCG gTAGTTTTAAAGGTAGAATAGATTTCGCTATCACAACTGAAATAGAAAAGGAATTGAGCTGTGATACTCCTACACCGCAAAGACTGAAAGCTATCAAAAActtgtatgaaaatattgttgCAAACAGATTAGACGAT CAACTAGCTGTTGAAAAATTGTGGCTATGCATAGCTGATTTAATACAACCTGAGCAGTCCAAAGAATGTCGACACTGTGCATTATTGTTTTTACGTCATTTGATTCAAGGGCAATATGACTTGCTCAATATTATGAGAGGTCAGTTTTTTAGAGTGATAGTAGACCACAATCATCCGGAAGATATTCATGAAAGGTTGGAACTTCTACAGACTCTAACTTCAAATGGAAAAGacattacatattttgaagaacag atatttaaatttatgctgCAATGGATGCCTACTGTCACATATCCAGATTTAACACAAGAATTTTTAACATTgttagtaaatttaataaaatataatgctgCATATATGTCGAAAGAAGTGATTTCCGGGTTTGTCAA TAACACTTGTTTTTTATGCTGTTATTCGCCTGCATCACAAGTTGTTCTCGGTTGTCTGCAAGTTTTAGATGCAATTGTATGTTACTCTATTTTTCCACATGAATCTTTAAAGACTTTCATATCTGCCTTGTGTAGAACTGTTAATGTTGAAGAATACTGTCAACCTAGTTGGAAG ATAATGCGCTGTGTGTTGGGTACAGATTTAGGACATTCGGCATTACATGTAATGTGTGTAGCCTTAGGCACAGGTGCAGGTGGTGATTGTGGACTTGTACGAGGTGCTGTATTTTACCTGAATATGTCACTTTGGGGTCCTAAGCGTGTAGCCACATTAAAATGTACACCAACCCAAGTTTTGCCCAGTTTTCTTAAA GCTCTTGAAGGCAATCAATCTGTTGTAACATATGAAGTCATCTTAGCAACACAGAGCTTAGTCAACAAACATGGACAAGAATTACACGAACCAGCTTGGGatcttatttttacaattttgctgAATATTATCAAGCAACTGG AAGGGACACAATCTCCATATCATCAAACCGTATCACATCTTCGTGAAACAATTACAGCTATTGAACAGCTCTATGATAATGGTTGTTTTAATGGAAGTATtgataatatgtacagcgtaattgATGCATGTGGTCGTGATCGACCT GAAAATTCAGTTTTGAAATTAATAGGGTATTTTATGTCACAAATTATTCCCACAAATCATGAGTGGTTAAACACATTAAATCGATTAGTTGAACGCTATTGTCGCCACGAATCCAGGGTAAGCATTAGGCTAAAGGTTCTTCAAGCTCTTCAAACAATATTCGATCAGAACAA atttaGTTATGAAGAAGAACTTCTTGACAAAGTAATATTGCCAAACTTACAGCATTGTTCTACAGAAGCTGATCCTGTAATACGTTGCGCCTCTTCTAAATTACTAATCGATATTGCAGTTAACTGTCATTCAAAGAGATTCTCAGATCTTTTCGATATTCTGGAAAAG TTGCTTAATCGTCCCTTTGAACTATATGTAACAGCTGAACCTATAGTCTTACCTCCTGAAACAGATGTTAGTGATATCAAAGCTGTAGCTGCTGGAGTCGTACAAATTTGTCTTCATAAATTGCATCAGTTACCTTCAACCCATGCTGTTCGGGCGTATTCTGCAGTTTTAAATCATCTCCAACTTCACTATGAAAAACCTGCACTTTTTGAAAAACATCCATCAATCagattaaat CTCCTGGAGTGGTTTTTGTCTGCTCGAGCAAACTCATTATACCACATCGGATTTCCAAGAAAACCAGACGATCGTATTATATATAGTCCATATATTTGTATAGAAGGCGGTGGAAGTGCAACTAGACCATCTCACAGTCCAACTCCACAAGCAATGTATCAAAATCCATCTTTTTTaccg ACACAAATTTCATATGTTTCCATAAGAAAAGcctgtaaaataataatcactTGTTTAAAACAAGAAAAAGATTGGTCGGTTCTATCAACCGTGTTAAAGGAAATTCCTAATGTGATGCAGAACAAGGCATTGGTGttgtcaaaaaataataacgatGTTGATTTATTAGCAACCGCTCTGTGTTCTATG gTGATGGATAAATCGTTAATGTTACCTGAGAGTCTTTACAATACACCTGGTAAACCATCTCGATCAGATTTTCACACAGCAGTACTACCCGTACTTACATGCTTAGCACCTTATCACGCTCATCTTGATCCTCAATTACAACAGCGTataattaaatgtatgaaatttggcCTCG TTGTATCCCCATGTGCGCAACAGTGTGTCACTGCTCTCACTATATTTACATTAGAAATGCGTGATACTATGGTAAAATTGCTTCCAGAAGTTTTACTCGATTTATCAAAGATATCTGCTACAGTGTATATTGCCATAccaattttggaatttttatcAA ctTTGACTCGTCTTCCAAAAGTGTTCGCATCATTTGTTGGAGATCAGTATATGTCTGTATTTGCTATACTTCTTCCATACACAAATCCATTCAAATACAATCACTACATAGTTTCGTTAGCCCATCATGTAATTGCTGCTTGGTTTCTCAAATGTCGATTGCCGTTTAGAAGagattttgtcaaatttatcaaacat GGTCTACACAATAACATTCTTAAACCGTTTGAGGAAGGCAAATCGAAACAAGATTTTATAGATTTAAATCAAGATTCGTCGAGTAGGAAGCGAAGTTCTAGTCTTACAGAacaa GGCTCACGCCGAAGAGAACTTCCTACTCGTCCGGCACTAGGAGAACTACGAACTCCCCAAGAAGCATCTAACACTTTCCATATTGAATTAACCGAAACTTGCATTGACTTAATGGCGAGATACACTTATTCACCTTGTATTTCCGCACCAAAAag gTCTTCTACTACAGATTTTTTACTATCTGGAGGTCAGTCGACGGCTTGGCTACTGggacataaaattattactgTCACTACATCTGGATGTTCACAAAATGCTCTAAGACAGGGTCTTTGTGAAAG ATGTTTAATGCTTTGCAAAGCCCATGCTGATTCATTGCAAAGTCCTTACAGTGCTGGAAATTCTGGATTGCCTGGGAACATGGATGAAAATTCTTCCCAAAATATTGGACCCGATGTTAAAAG GTACACAAAATACACATTGCAGCATAGTAAAAGTAATGAAACGACAAATTCCTCTTCTTCCATATCTGATAATATTCTCTTTCCACCTTTCTGCCATAATACGCGTTCTTTACAAAGCCTCTCTGGTCATACAACAAG GCAAAATTCATcagaaaacaaaaatgatgtgctCCCAAGTTCCCCAAGAGCAAATCCAGATTCTGAACCTATTCCATCTTCAcagttaaatttaaaactaGAAAACTTTGCAAATAAACAg tcatCGGATGATAAACCGGCTGTTTCTTCTGTTACAAGTCGATTGGAACGAGTTATTGGTAGTAGTTTTTCAAAATCTTCTAGTAATAGTAGCGCTTCTGCTAGTGTTATAGGAAGTAGTAGTGGAGTTATTGAAAATCGACCCCATTGTGCCTGCTGGTGTGGTAGTTGGGCTGAAGTTCATGTACGAGGACCCACAGGAGATGTTTCGTGGGTGATTCGTTTACAGAATcaa GTAAATTTGGATTCATTTTTGAGTGATGTTTCGCTAAATGACATTTCGTCATTGTTTCTGGGATCCCTAAATAGTGGAAATCCGCAATTTAATTGCAATGTCGGTCTTCCTTATCATCTGGGTAGTGCTGCTTCTATTGCTTCTAGTGGTTTTGCTGATGCCAAAAGtgatatt cttTCTGATGGAGATCCTCGTTCGCGAAGTGGCAGTGGTGGTTCTCAACCAGATCAGcttcaaaaatcaaattcagatagtaTAGTTGTTGGTGCTAGTACGAGTGGAGTTTCTGGGACTTCCATGTCAATTATTGAACGCCGTCCACCCCATGCCGCTACTCATTGTATTGTGCCTTCTACACATGCTGCATCCATCACTTCAACTTCTACAGCTATGACTAGTATTAG GCATCATGCTACTACAGGACCTATCAATATACCTGGTTCTCCCCAGAGGCAGAGTTCTTCTGGAACCAATACAGATGATGAAGACAATCAGTTAAATCCTAATGATCAAGGTCAAGCTTTATTAGATGATCAG AATAAATCCAGACATCCTGTTCGTCGGTCAAATTCATCGCCCGAAATGTCATCTAGCTGGAAGAATCCATTTTATATACGTGAGCGAATGGAAGCCGCAGATGTGGAATTGACTGATGATTCAACAAGCGATATGAATGCACAGAACATGCACATGAGCAGCGAACCACAAGATACATCATTTAAGTCCAGCAGTGAAATGAG TGGAGCTAGCGGTCCCCAAACATCAAAGAAGGGTACAATGAAAAGTCTTACGAAAGATATGCGAGTTAGTTGTGAAGCTATTCCTGAAGAAATGTCTAGTAACACTCCACCACACTTACAACATACTCCCCATTCTCATCATCATCTAATGACTTATAATTCAGATCCAG GTTCTACTCTTACTCCTGTTGTAAGCGATGTACAAGGTTCTTCAACATCATcttctgaaaaaaatatcgtcCTTTTATCCACAAACA GAGAAAAAGCAAACACTCATGAATTATTAAAACTTAGTAGTAAGCCTCCTCATTCGCCTACACCAGCATCACCCAGACCTACCAATCGAATGCAGAATACAGCATTATCAAATAGAAATATTCAAAATGTTTCAACGAGTAGGAGTAATTCTATTATATCGACTGAGACAAGGAAtacttcaaatttaaatttaaaatttagtgaTACTCAAGCTAGTCAACAACAAAACTTACCTGTAGACGATTTACCACCATTGTCGAGGTCAAAAAGATCTAATACTATATCTGTAATGAGTCCCACTAGAAAAAGAAG agATAACTCTTCACCGAAACCGAGGGACTCGTCCACAAAATCAGGTGTCAGTCCTGCTTTTGTTTTTTTGCAATTATATCATGGATCTGGAATAAAAGGTGCTAGTGGAGAAGACCCATTATTATTATCAGGACCTCAACATGCAAGATCTGTCAAAACGCTAGATTTAGTACCACCGCTAGAAACATATAGAGTAGGGGTGCTTTATGTTGGCCGTGGTCAGCAtgacaatgaaacaaaaatattaaaaaacgaATTTGGCAGTTTACG TTATGCTGAATTTCTTCAAGATTTAGGAACTTTAATATCACTCGAGGATGCAGAATCAATGGGTCTATTTCTTGATGTGGAAAAGGGTGGTAGGGATGGTAGATTTGCTTATGTGTGGCAAGATGACATCATGcag gTACACTTCCATGTTGCCACTCTAATGCCAAATAACAGTTCAGATCCAGaatgtaatgaaaaaagaaagcATATAGGAAATGATTATGTTTCAATTGTATACAATGAGAGTGGTGAAGATTTTCTTATTCAAACTATAAAG GGCCAATTCAATTTTGCATGTATAATTATTGAACCTCTTGACCATGGTACAAACAAGGTTACGATAAAAACTAAGGATGAAGTTAAAgtaaaagaatttttaaatcaaactgAACCAAAGATTATTTCTGACCAAAATGTTGCACTTCTAGCGAGACAATTAGCATTACATGCAAAC TTGGCATCATTAATATCACGGTCTTTAAGTACCACTTCGACTGTGCCATACGCTTCCAATTGGTTGGAAAGATTACGTATTATTAAAAGACTCAGAAATAAATTACTGCAAGAGAGAAATGCTGCTAACG